The proteins below come from a single Chryseobacterium capnotolerans genomic window:
- the alr gene encoding alanine racemase, with amino-acid sequence MLQVENKKIVEKINLLKAVEMRLEAIEGIKGNIVINDSFNLDLDSLKTALQFLKEYNKPKKSLVLTDIVGVNTNSKELYEEVSELVNEQNFDSVFLIGDEISKFSELFKSKTYTFIDTKELIESKHLSEIENQIILLKGARKFEIEKLKDILELRKHDTVLEINLNAILHNINYHKSLLKPNTKMMAMVKANAYGLGSYEISEFLQHHHIDYLGVAFADEGVELRKKGITTPIIVMNPEQHSYQTIIEYNLEPEIYSFRVLELFYEAVQKSGYDKKYPIHIKLETGMHRLGFKDFELDQLSETLSEKNLKVQSMFSHLSSSDMPEEREFTMNQFKVFDKNSSYLIEKLGYTPLRHILNSSGITSYTDHQYDMVRIGIGMLGESPDSEIQKQLQSVVSFKTVISQISMVEDGESVGYSRRFKADHLTKIATIPVGYADGIPRLIGNQVGSLGVNKTLAPIVGNICMDMMMINVENVPNVKEGDMVTVFNAKPSLKEFAGYCKTITYEVLTSISPRVKRIYIKD; translated from the coding sequence GTGTTACAGGTCGAAAATAAAAAGATCGTTGAAAAAATCAACCTTTTAAAGGCCGTCGAAATGAGGCTTGAAGCGATTGAAGGAATTAAGGGCAATATTGTCATCAATGATTCTTTCAACCTTGACCTCGATTCTCTGAAAACTGCCCTTCAATTTTTAAAGGAATATAATAAACCGAAAAAATCTTTGGTCTTAACAGACATCGTAGGGGTGAATACCAATTCTAAGGAATTGTATGAAGAAGTTTCCGAATTGGTGAATGAACAGAATTTTGATTCCGTATTCCTGATTGGTGATGAAATTTCAAAGTTCAGTGAATTATTTAAATCTAAAACCTATACTTTCATTGATACGAAAGAACTGATCGAAAGCAAACATCTTTCTGAAATAGAAAATCAGATTATCCTTCTGAAAGGAGCCAGAAAATTTGAAATAGAAAAACTGAAAGATATTCTGGAGCTCAGAAAACATGATACGGTTTTAGAAATTAATCTGAATGCTATTCTTCATAATATCAATTACCATAAATCACTGCTAAAGCCAAATACAAAAATGATGGCTATGGTAAAAGCCAATGCTTATGGCTTGGGGAGTTATGAAATTTCAGAATTTCTGCAACATCACCACATTGATTATTTAGGAGTAGCTTTTGCAGATGAAGGTGTGGAACTTCGTAAAAAAGGGATCACCACTCCTATTATAGTGATGAACCCTGAGCAGCACAGTTACCAAACCATCATAGAATACAACCTGGAACCTGAGATTTATAGTTTCAGGGTTTTGGAACTTTTCTATGAAGCTGTTCAAAAATCCGGATATGATAAAAAATATCCTATTCATATTAAGCTTGAAACAGGAATGCATCGTCTTGGATTTAAAGATTTTGAACTGGATCAGCTGAGTGAAACTTTAAGTGAAAAGAATCTTAAAGTTCAGAGTATGTTCAGTCATTTATCTTCTTCAGATATGCCTGAAGAAAGAGAATTTACAATGAATCAATTCAAGGTATTTGATAAAAACTCCAGCTATCTGATCGAAAAACTAGGCTATACTCCTCTTCGTCATATTTTAAATTCTTCAGGAATTACAAGCTATACAGATCATCAGTATGATATGGTAAGAATCGGTATCGGAATGCTTGGAGAATCTCCTGATTCTGAAATTCAGAAACAATTACAGTCTGTGGTAAGTTTTAAAACCGTAATTTCACAGATATCAATGGTTGAAGATGGTGAATCCGTTGGGTATAGCAGAAGATTTAAAGCTGATCACCTTACAAAGATCGCGACCATCCCTGTTGGATATGCTGATGGTATTCCAAGACTGATCGGAAATCAGGTTGGAAGCCTCGGGGTAAATAAAACGCTAGCTCCAATTGTTGGAAATATCTGCATGGATATGATGATGATTAATGTAGAAAATGTTCCCAATGTAAAGGAAGGCGATATGGTAACCGTCTTTAATGCAAAACCAAGTTTAAAAGAATTCGCAGGCTACTGCAAAACGATAACCTATGAAGTATTAACGTCCATTTCACCTCGGGTGAAACGGATTTATATAAAAGATTAA
- the rpiB gene encoding ribose 5-phosphate isomerase B, protein MKRKIAIAADHAGYEYKEIVKNYLSEKFEVQDFGTFSTNSVDYPDFVHPAATSVENGENELGILICGSGNGVQITANKHQKIRCALCWMPEIATLARLHNDANMISMPARFISKELAIEIVDKFLSTEFEGGRHQNRVDKIAVC, encoded by the coding sequence ATGAAAAGAAAAATTGCTATCGCAGCGGACCATGCAGGCTATGAATATAAGGAGATTGTTAAGAACTATCTTTCAGAAAAGTTTGAGGTTCAGGATTTTGGAACGTTTTCCACAAACAGTGTGGATTATCCAGACTTTGTCCACCCTGCTGCAACCTCTGTGGAAAACGGAGAAAATGAGCTGGGAATTTTGATCTGTGGAAGCGGAAACGGGGTTCAGATCACTGCGAACAAACACCAGAAGATCAGATGCGCACTTTGCTGGATGCCGGAGATTGCAACACTGGCAAGACTGCATAATGATGCGAACATGATTTCCATGCCGGCAAGGTTTATATCAAAAGAACTGGCAATTGAAATTGTAGATAAATTTCTTTCTACAGAATTTGAAGGTGGAAGACACCAAAACAGAGTTGATAAGATTGCTGTTTGCTAA
- the rnr gene encoding ribonuclease R, with translation MPKKRKYISHKNDLKLMEIGRLILRFMNANASKIYNYKQIADGIDYKNPRQRELVIQALHKLQGSEKIKEVERGKYIVNLKIAGTLTGIIDFNQSGNAYVNVEGLEDDVFVHSKNVKDALQGDKVLIITYHYKGKKLEGSVLEVLERNRTEFVGTFQKVAHKDFGFVVCDKKSINTDIFIPKTKFNNAEDGDKVIVKMTEWKPGDKNPEGEIIQVLGAPGEHETEIHAILAEYGLPYEFPQEVEADADKIDRSITDEEVAKRWDMRNICTFTIDPKDAKDFDDALSIRKLENGNWEIGVHIADVSHYVVPGTILDDEAYQRATSVYLVDRVVPMLPEVLSNDVCSLRPNEDKYTFSAVFELNDQAEIQKQWFGRTVIHSDRRFTYEEAQERIETGQGDLAEEINTLDRLAKIMRNDRIKNGAITFDRSEVRFNLDENNEPVGVYFKISKDSNHLIEEFMLLANKKVSEFISLTRKGEITNNTFIYRVHDDPDPAKLESLRDFVSTFGYKMNLANTKKVAESLNKLLHDVKGKGEENMIETLAMRSMSKAVYSTEPIGHYGLGFAYYSHFTSPIRRYPDLLAHRLLQHYLDGGKSPSRPELEEKAKHCSSMERLAADAERDSIKYMQVKFMEKHLGETFTGVISGVAEFGFWVEIPENGAEGLIKLRDLVDDSYMYDAKTHAVYGVRHGNKYQLGDQVQIKVVKANLIQKQLDFKIVE, from the coding sequence ATGCCAAAAAAAAGAAAATATATAAGTCATAAAAATGATTTGAAACTGATGGAAATCGGAAGATTGATTCTTCGTTTCATGAATGCGAATGCATCAAAAATTTATAATTATAAGCAGATTGCTGATGGAATAGATTATAAAAATCCAAGACAAAGAGAACTTGTCATTCAGGCACTGCATAAACTTCAGGGATCTGAAAAGATCAAAGAAGTAGAAAGAGGAAAGTATATCGTAAACCTGAAAATTGCGGGAACACTTACTGGAATTATTGATTTTAACCAGAGCGGAAATGCCTATGTAAATGTGGAAGGATTAGAAGACGATGTCTTCGTTCATTCTAAAAATGTAAAGGATGCGCTACAGGGAGATAAGGTTCTTATTATAACTTATCATTATAAAGGAAAGAAACTTGAAGGGTCCGTTTTGGAGGTTTTGGAGCGAAACAGAACAGAGTTTGTGGGGACTTTTCAGAAGGTGGCTCATAAGGATTTTGGATTTGTGGTTTGTGATAAAAAATCAATCAATACAGATATCTTTATTCCGAAGACAAAATTCAATAATGCAGAAGATGGGGATAAGGTTATTGTAAAGATGACAGAATGGAAACCTGGAGATAAAAATCCTGAAGGAGAAATCATACAGGTATTAGGTGCTCCGGGAGAACATGAAACAGAAATTCATGCTATTCTTGCTGAATATGGTCTACCTTATGAGTTTCCACAGGAAGTAGAAGCAGATGCTGATAAAATAGACAGAAGTATTACGGATGAAGAAGTAGCAAAACGTTGGGATATGCGTAATATTTGTACGTTTACCATTGACCCTAAAGATGCGAAAGATTTTGATGATGCTCTATCCATAAGAAAGCTGGAAAACGGAAACTGGGAAATCGGGGTTCACATTGCTGATGTATCGCATTATGTAGTTCCGGGAACGATCCTTGATGATGAAGCTTACCAGAGAGCTACTTCAGTGTATTTAGTAGACAGAGTCGTACCAATGCTTCCGGAAGTATTAAGTAATGATGTATGTTCTCTTCGCCCGAATGAGGATAAATATACCTTCTCAGCAGTTTTTGAACTGAATGATCAGGCAGAAATCCAGAAACAATGGTTTGGAAGAACAGTAATTCATTCAGACAGAAGATTTACCTATGAAGAAGCTCAGGAACGTATTGAAACAGGTCAGGGAGATTTGGCTGAAGAGATCAATACTCTTGACAGATTAGCGAAGATTATGCGTAATGATCGTATTAAAAACGGAGCCATTACTTTTGACAGAAGTGAAGTAAGATTCAACCTGGATGAAAATAATGAGCCAGTTGGAGTATACTTTAAAATCAGTAAAGATTCCAATCACCTGATCGAGGAATTCATGCTTTTAGCCAATAAAAAAGTATCTGAATTTATTTCCTTAACCAGAAAGGGAGAAATTACTAATAATACTTTCATCTACAGGGTTCACGATGATCCGGATCCTGCTAAGTTAGAATCGTTAAGAGATTTTGTTTCTACTTTCGGATATAAGATGAACTTAGCGAATACCAAAAAGGTTGCAGAATCTTTGAATAAACTTCTTCATGACGTCAAAGGAAAAGGAGAAGAAAATATGATCGAAACCCTTGCGATGAGAAGTATGAGTAAGGCGGTATATTCTACGGAACCTATAGGACACTATGGATTAGGGTTTGCATACTATAGCCACTTCACCTCTCCTATCCGTCGTTATCCGGATTTGCTTGCCCACCGTCTTCTTCAACATTATCTTGATGGAGGAAAATCTCCAAGCAGACCTGAACTGGAAGAAAAAGCAAAACACTGCAGTTCTATGGAAAGATTAGCAGCTGATGCAGAAAGGGATTCTATCAAGTATATGCAGGTGAAATTTATGGAAAAACATCTTGGTGAAACTTTCACTGGAGTCATTTCCGGAGTGGCAGAATTTGGATTCTGGGTAGAAATTCCTGAAAACGGTGCTGAAGGCCTTATCAAATTAAGAGATTTAGTAGATGATTCTTATATGTATGATGCCAAAACACATGCTGTATACGGAGTGAGACACGGAAACAAATACCAGTTGGGAGATCAGGTTCAGATCAAAGTAGTAAAAGCGAATCTAATCCAGAAACAATTGGACTTTAAGATTGTTGAATAA
- the mnmG gene encoding tRNA uridine-5-carboxymethylaminomethyl(34) synthesis enzyme MnmG, with protein sequence MISEIYDVIVVGAGHAGCEAAAAAANLGSKTLLVTMNMQTIGQMSCNPAMGGIAKGQIVREIDAMGGYSGIVADKSAIQFKMLNLSKGPAMWSPRTQNDRMLFAEEWRLALENTPNLDFFQDMVKQLVVENNKVTGVITSLGIEIKAKSVVLTNGTFLNGLIHVGDKQLGGGRMGEPRAFGITEQLVSLGFEAGRMKTGTPPRVDGRSLDYSKMEEQRGDEKPQKFSYLDTPKLTKQLSCHIVYTNETVHDILREGFDRSPMFNGTIQSLGPRYCPSIEDKINRFAERNRHQLFVEPEGWKTVEIYVNGFSSSLPEDVQIKAMKHIPGFENVKVFRPGYAIEYDYFPPTQLKHTLETKLIDNLYFAGQINGTTGYEEAAGQGLIAGINAHNKVHEKDEFILNRDEAYIGVLIDDLITKGTEEPYRMFTSRAEYRLLLRQDNADIRLTEKAYHLGLAKEDRLRKVEAKITESQQLEEFLRETSLKPGVINPILESIESSPVDQAYRAAQILTRPNMTLDKLDGIDFIKETSSQYNEEVREQAEINIKYKGYIEKEKENVAKLNRLENIKIPEDFDYTKLSSLSAEAKQKMSNVRPKTIAQAGRISGVSPADINVLLVYLGR encoded by the coding sequence ATGATTTCAGAAATATATGACGTAATCGTAGTAGGTGCAGGACACGCAGGATGTGAAGCAGCAGCAGCGGCAGCCAACTTGGGTTCAAAAACACTATTGGTTACAATGAATATGCAGACCATCGGACAGATGAGTTGCAACCCCGCAATGGGTGGAATCGCAAAAGGACAAATCGTAAGAGAGATTGACGCGATGGGTGGATACTCCGGAATCGTAGCAGACAAATCTGCCATCCAATTCAAAATGCTGAATCTTTCAAAAGGTCCTGCCATGTGGTCCCCGAGAACCCAGAATGACAGAATGCTTTTTGCCGAAGAATGGCGACTGGCTTTAGAGAATACTCCCAATCTTGATTTCTTTCAGGATATGGTGAAACAACTGGTTGTTGAAAATAATAAAGTAACCGGAGTAATTACTTCTTTAGGAATTGAGATTAAAGCAAAATCTGTAGTTCTTACCAACGGAACTTTTTTGAACGGATTAATTCACGTTGGAGACAAACAACTAGGTGGTGGAAGAATGGGTGAACCAAGAGCATTTGGGATCACCGAACAATTGGTAAGTTTAGGTTTCGAAGCTGGAAGAATGAAAACCGGTACCCCACCAAGAGTTGATGGAAGAAGTTTGGATTATTCAAAAATGGAAGAACAGAGAGGAGATGAAAAACCTCAAAAGTTCAGCTATCTTGACACTCCGAAATTAACGAAACAATTAAGTTGCCATATTGTATATACTAACGAAACTGTTCATGATATTCTTCGTGAAGGTTTTGATAGAAGTCCAATGTTTAATGGAACCATTCAAAGTTTAGGTCCAAGATACTGCCCAAGTATTGAAGATAAAATCAATCGTTTTGCAGAAAGAAACAGACACCAGCTTTTCGTAGAACCGGAAGGATGGAAAACTGTTGAGATCTACGTGAACGGATTCAGTTCTTCACTTCCTGAGGATGTACAGATCAAAGCAATGAAACATATTCCAGGATTTGAGAATGTAAAAGTTTTCCGTCCGGGATACGCTATTGAATATGACTACTTCCCTCCTACCCAATTGAAGCATACCTTAGAAACAAAATTGATAGACAATTTATATTTCGCAGGACAGATCAATGGAACTACAGGATATGAAGAAGCAGCAGGCCAAGGTCTGATTGCAGGGATTAATGCCCACAATAAAGTTCATGAAAAAGATGAATTTATCCTGAACAGAGATGAAGCTTACATCGGCGTATTGATTGATGACCTGATTACAAAAGGAACTGAAGAACCCTACAGAATGTTTACTTCACGTGCCGAGTACAGACTTCTATTGAGACAAGATAACGCAGATATCAGATTAACTGAAAAAGCATACCACCTTGGATTAGCAAAAGAAGATAGATTAAGAAAAGTAGAGGCTAAAATAACTGAAAGTCAGCAACTTGAAGAATTTTTACGCGAAACTTCTTTAAAACCAGGCGTTATCAACCCTATTTTAGAATCAATAGAAAGCAGCCCTGTAGATCAGGCTTACAGAGCCGCTCAAATACTTACAAGACCTAATATGACTTTAGATAAACTTGATGGTATTGATTTTATTAAGGAAACTTCATCTCAGTACAACGAAGAAGTAAGAGAACAGGCTGAGATTAACATCAAGTACAAAGGCTATATTGAAAAAGAAAAAGAGAATGTAGCTAAATTAAACCGTCTGGAAAACATTAAAATTCCAGAAGATTTTGATTATACGAAGCTTTCAAGTCTTTCTGCAGAGGCAAAACAGAAGATGTCTAATGTACGTCCTAAAACTATTGCACAAGCAGGAAGGATAAGCGGTGTTTCTCCAGCTGATATTAACGTTTTACTAGTCTATTTAGGACGTTAA
- a CDS encoding patatin-like phospholipase family protein — MRKLLILLFIFPLLWIQSQVKKDLVIPKNPKIGLSLAGGGAKGFSHVGVLKVLDSLGVKVDYIAGTSMGAIVGGLYASGYSGKEIEKIVMDTDFYSLIMDPKSRKETTFFNKSVDKYLLSIPLKNGKITLPSSISTGQRNVYLLKELFKNVSNIEDFSKMPIPFLCVATNLESGNMQIFEKGDLVQSIMASSAFPSLMDPVKIGDSIYIDGAMTVNYPSKPLKDRGIDIVIGVDLNQDLSKREDLNNIISILNQVIDFGIKRDTRKQYKYTDINIKPNLKGMSATSYDEKKKILDSGYVEGLKYSQILDQLPKRTFDRLRQRVNPIYSNVYKIDSISIEGSKIYGKNYTLGKMGLRLPSLQTYGNINKMVDKLVATNNYKFINYDIVQENDANYLKLYVTEDDARHFLKFGLHYDEIFKTGLLLNYSAKRLLFKNSNLSVDVVVGDKLRYYLNYFIDNGYIPGFGIYSSGMSFDLKNADNNIIDKWEWMRNEAYIQSVWKDKYAIGGGISHDYFKAEINGDNRRYSRFLNPYVFLKTDTQDDKEFPTKGVYFMAEGKVVDLLKSEVEKRIVQIKADLKINIPLGKQFTYRLNLFGGITLGEHLPLYYQYRLGGIFEQNIINFKRFGGFYFAQLQTNNVILASNDLQFKFNKNYFISGNFSFANLSNDIKFEDAVKVNYSSLGITAGYKSPFGQIKVNFSHSLKNNQKGIFSVILGHWF; from the coding sequence ATGAGAAAGCTCCTGATTCTTCTTTTCATATTCCCATTACTATGGATCCAGTCACAGGTAAAGAAAGACCTGGTGATTCCGAAAAACCCTAAAATAGGACTATCGCTTGCCGGTGGTGGTGCCAAAGGTTTTTCACATGTAGGAGTGCTTAAAGTATTAGATTCATTAGGAGTAAAAGTGGATTATATAGCCGGAACCAGCATGGGAGCCATTGTTGGCGGCTTGTATGCTTCCGGATATTCCGGTAAAGAAATAGAAAAAATCGTGATGGATACGGATTTCTATTCTTTAATTATGGACCCGAAATCCAGAAAGGAAACCACCTTTTTCAATAAGTCTGTAGATAAATATCTTTTATCTATTCCCTTAAAAAATGGGAAAATAACACTTCCTTCTTCTATCAGTACCGGGCAAAGAAATGTTTATCTTTTAAAGGAACTTTTTAAAAATGTTTCCAATATTGAAGACTTTTCTAAGATGCCTATTCCTTTTTTATGCGTTGCTACCAATCTTGAAAGCGGCAATATGCAAATTTTTGAAAAAGGAGATCTCGTACAGTCTATTATGGCCAGTTCTGCCTTTCCTTCTTTAATGGATCCGGTTAAAATTGGTGACAGTATTTATATTGATGGAGCGATGACGGTAAACTATCCATCAAAGCCATTAAAGGATCGTGGAATTGACATCGTTATCGGTGTGGATCTGAACCAGGATCTATCCAAAAGAGAAGATTTAAACAATATTATATCCATTCTGAATCAGGTCATTGATTTCGGAATCAAAAGAGATACCAGAAAACAATATAAATACACAGACATTAATATTAAACCTAACCTTAAGGGAATGTCTGCTACAAGCTATGACGAGAAGAAAAAAATTCTTGACAGCGGCTACGTAGAAGGTTTAAAATATTCCCAGATTCTGGATCAGCTTCCCAAGCGCACGTTTGACCGCCTCAGACAGCGCGTAAATCCAATTTATTCCAATGTATATAAGATAGACAGTATTTCTATAGAAGGAAGCAAAATATATGGTAAAAACTATACTCTCGGGAAAATGGGACTACGTCTACCCTCTTTGCAGACCTATGGTAATATCAATAAAATGGTGGATAAACTTGTTGCTACCAACAACTACAAATTCATTAACTATGATATTGTTCAGGAAAATGATGCCAATTATTTAAAGCTTTATGTTACCGAAGATGATGCGCGACATTTCTTAAAATTCGGATTGCATTATGATGAAATTTTCAAAACCGGATTACTCTTGAATTATTCCGCAAAAAGACTTTTATTTAAAAATTCTAACCTTTCAGTAGATGTAGTAGTAGGTGATAAATTAAGATATTACCTGAATTATTTTATTGATAACGGATATATTCCAGGATTTGGTATTTATTCTTCCGGAATGAGTTTTGATCTGAAAAATGCAGATAATAATATTATCGACAAATGGGAATGGATGAGAAACGAGGCTTATATACAGTCTGTATGGAAGGATAAATACGCTATTGGTGGTGGTATAAGCCATGACTATTTCAAAGCTGAAATTAATGGCGATAACAGACGTTATAGCCGCTTTTTAAATCCTTATGTATTTCTTAAGACTGATACTCAGGATGACAAGGAATTTCCAACCAAAGGAGTCTATTTTATGGCTGAAGGAAAGGTAGTTGACCTTTTAAAATCTGAGGTTGAAAAAAGAATCGTTCAGATAAAGGCAGATTTAAAGATCAATATTCCTTTAGGAAAACAGTTTACTTACCGTCTTAATTTATTTGGTGGAATTACTCTTGGAGAACATCTTCCACTCTATTATCAATACAGATTGGGGGGAATTTTCGAACAAAATATTATCAACTTCAAACGTTTTGGAGGGTTTTACTTTGCCCAATTACAAACGAATAACGTAATTTTGGCATCTAATGATCTTCAGTTTAAGTTTAATAAAAACTATTTTATCAGCGGAAATTTTAGCTTTGCCAACCTTTCCAACGATATTAAATTTGAAGATGCAGTTAAAGTAAATTATAGCTCGCTTGGCATTACGGCTGGATATAAATCTCCTTTCGGGCAGATTAAAGTGAACTTCAGCCACTCACTTAAAAACAATCAAAAAGGCATATTCAGTGTTATTTTAGGACACTGGTTTTAA
- a CDS encoding phosphoglycerate kinase, which yields MKTINDFNFKDKKALVRVDFNVPQDDQLNVTDNTRIVAVKPTVEKILQDGGSVILVTHLGRPKGEVKDEFSLKHILGEVSNVLGREVKFVDECIGEKAEQAAADLKPGEILLLENVRFHNEEEKGDEGFAEKLSKLGDAYVNDAFGTAHRAHASTAVIAQFFPSTKFFGLLMAKELKAIDKVLKSGEKPVTAILGGSKVSTKITIIENILPAVDNLIIGGGMAFTFIKALGGKIGTSLVEDDKLPLALEILAKAKEHKVKVYLPSDAIIAESFSNDVERKEVDIYAIPEGWMGLDAGNKSRDQFNDVLLNSRTILWNGPIGVFEMSHFAGGTIALGDSIAEATRLGAFSLVGGGDSVAFVKQFGYADKVSYVSTGGGAMLESLEGLELPGVAAINN from the coding sequence ATGAAAACAATTAACGACTTCAATTTTAAAGATAAGAAAGCTCTTGTAAGAGTTGACTTCAATGTTCCACAAGATGATCAGTTGAATGTGACCGACAATACCAGAATTGTAGCAGTGAAACCAACTGTTGAAAAAATCCTTCAGGATGGAGGTTCTGTTATTTTAGTGACACACCTTGGGAGACCGAAAGGAGAAGTGAAGGATGAGTTTTCTCTAAAACATATTCTTGGTGAAGTTTCCAATGTTCTTGGGCGTGAAGTGAAATTTGTGGATGAGTGTATCGGAGAGAAAGCTGAACAGGCTGCTGCAGATTTGAAGCCGGGGGAAATTTTATTACTGGAGAATGTTCGTTTTCACAATGAAGAAGAAAAAGGAGACGAAGGTTTCGCTGAGAAGCTTTCAAAACTAGGAGATGCTTATGTAAATGATGCTTTTGGAACCGCACACAGAGCTCATGCTTCTACAGCTGTAATTGCTCAATTCTTTCCATCAACTAAATTTTTCGGTTTACTTATGGCTAAAGAACTTAAAGCAATTGATAAAGTTTTGAAAAGTGGTGAGAAACCAGTGACTGCAATCTTGGGGGGATCTAAGGTTTCTACTAAAATTACTATTATAGAAAATATTCTTCCGGCAGTAGACAATTTAATTATTGGTGGTGGAATGGCTTTCACTTTTATTAAAGCATTAGGAGGAAAAATCGGAACTTCATTAGTAGAAGATGATAAGCTTCCTTTAGCTTTAGAAATTTTAGCGAAAGCAAAAGAACATAAAGTAAAAGTATATCTTCCATCTGATGCAATCATCGCTGAGAGTTTCAGCAATGATGTTGAAAGAAAAGAAGTAGATATCTACGCAATTCCAGAAGGATGGATGGGATTAGACGCAGGTAATAAATCAAGAGATCAGTTCAACGATGTATTATTAAATTCAAGAACCATTCTTTGGAATGGACCGATTGGTGTTTTTGAAATGTCGCATTTTGCTGGCGGAACAATTGCTCTTGGAGACAGTATTGCTGAAGCAACAAGATTGGGAGCTTTCTCTCTAGTAGGAGGTGGTGACAGTGTTGCATTCGTTAAGCAATTTGGATATGCTGATAAAGTAAGTTATGTTTCTACAGGTGGAGGAGCAATGCTTGAAAGTCTTGAAGGACTTGAGCTTCCTGGTGTAGCTGCTATTAACAATTAA
- the ybeY gene encoding rRNA maturation RNase YbeY yields MIQFFYENLPESVDTDYKQWLEDLILSEGKKLGEINYIFCDDEYLLKINQDYLQHDYYTDIITFDYVKGKTISAEIFVSLQRISDNASTLSRDYEDELRRVLAHGILHLIGYKDKTEEEEKEMRRMEDLYLSKYRDSKN; encoded by the coding sequence ATGATACAATTCTTTTACGAAAATTTACCGGAGTCGGTAGATACAGATTACAAACAATGGCTGGAAGATCTCATTCTTTCAGAAGGAAAAAAACTAGGAGAAATCAACTACATTTTCTGTGATGATGAATATCTTTTAAAGATTAATCAGGATTATTTACAGCATGATTATTATACGGACATCATCACTTTTGATTATGTAAAAGGCAAGACAATAAGCGCTGAGATTTTCGTATCTTTGCAACGCATTTCGGATAATGCCTCTACCCTTTCCCGAGATTATGAAGATGAATTAAGAAGGGTTTTAGCCCACGGAATTTTACACCTAATAGGCTATAAAGACAAGACAGAGGAAGAAGAAAAAGAGATGCGAAGAATGGAAGATTTGTACTTAAGCAAGTATAGGGATTCAAAGAATTAA
- a CDS encoding class I SAM-dependent methyltransferase has protein sequence MKIKDHFLSQEIFEIKETETKGVYKTSPIPSNISRYYESEDYISHHQDSGSLKEKLYKFLQSFNLRYKKNILVERIPQGSKVLDYGCGAGEFVKYIENDFETLGFEPDADARKAAQGKITKAKILNDIQKIEDKSLDAITLWHVFEHIENQDEMLNIFHSKLKDKGLLIIAVPNPTSYDAKHYKEYWAAYDVPRHIYHFSKNGMENLIAKKPDWKMRKIKPLILDSYYISMLSEKYKKSPLFWLKASIYGTISNIKASFSNEFSSLIYIIEKR, from the coding sequence ATGAAAATAAAAGATCATTTTCTTTCACAGGAAATATTTGAAATTAAAGAAACAGAAACCAAAGGAGTCTATAAGACCTCCCCTATTCCATCCAATATTTCCAGATATTATGAAAGTGAAGATTACATTTCTCATCACCAGGATTCCGGAAGCCTGAAAGAAAAATTATACAAATTTCTTCAGTCTTTTAATCTTCGGTACAAAAAAAATATTCTTGTTGAAAGAATACCACAAGGATCAAAAGTATTAGACTATGGATGTGGTGCAGGAGAATTTGTAAAGTATATAGAAAATGATTTTGAAACCCTAGGATTTGAACCGGATGCTGATGCAAGAAAAGCAGCCCAGGGGAAAATTACCAAAGCAAAGATCCTGAATGATATTCAAAAAATCGAAGACAAAAGTTTAGATGCAATTACATTATGGCACGTATTTGAACATATAGAGAACCAGGATGAAATGCTCAATATTTTTCACTCAAAATTAAAAGACAAAGGACTTCTTATTATTGCTGTACCCAATCCTACTTCTTATGATGCTAAACATTATAAAGAATATTGGGCCGCCTATGATGTACCTAGACACATCTATCATTTTTCTAAAAACGGAATGGAAAATCTGATTGCTAAAAAACCAGATTGGAAAATGAGAAAGATCAAACCTTTGATCCTTGACTCTTACTACATCTCTATGTTAAGCGAAAAATATAAAAAATCACCTCTATTCTGGCTAAAAGCAAGCATCTACGGAACAATTTCGAACATAAAAGCCTCATTTTCGAACGAATTTTCAAGTTTGATATATATTATCGAAAAAAGATAG